CACTATCGCTCAAGAAGTTGAACGAAAGAGTGATTTGTTTTGGAGTATGTTCAGCCAATAACCGGCAGCTGAAAACACTTGTTTTAGGCTATCTAGCTGCTTATAGCGAAACACGGCTTGCAACTACTACTCTTCGTAAAACCCTACAAGCAATCACAAGAAAGCCAAATAGTTTATTTAGATGGACAGAAGTTATTCGACGACGTGATGGTGCCCATTGGCAGACAAGGTGTAACGGGATTGAGATTCATCTGCTTCCTTGGTTCGAAGAACGTATTATGCACAATCCCAGCATGTATAAAGTCATGGAAGAGAGACGCTTTGGGTCATGGACTTCACTTTCCCTAGCCGAATATGATTCTATGCGACAAGAAGTAAGAGCTATGTCCTTTGCCGAAAGGCTGGAAATGGCTCGTGATTCGAAAATTGGTCGAAAGTTGTTTCCTTTAGAATGTGATGCAAAACCCTGTAGCGTCAGTGGAGTAGAAATCCTTTGTTTGACTGACGATCAGCTACAGAATCTACTCTCAAGCCATCAACACTTAAAAGAAAGGTATTCTACAATATGTGCGATCAATAACGATCCAGTACCAAAGCTAGAATTTTAACTTGATAGAATTAAGGCATTGATTGGGCTAAGTTGACCTATGGCTATTGCAGTCGATTCAGCAATCCAACAAAAACCACTTAGCTTTGACGAGTTTCTCGCTCATTATGGCGGTGATAATCGCTACGAACTGATCGATGGAGAGGTATTCGACTTGGAACCAACAGGCTTGCATGAAGAAGTTGCAGCCTTTATAACGACGAAGATCTGTGTCCAGATCGACGGAGCAGGCCTACCTTGGTTTGTCCTTCAGCGAGGCCTATTTCGCCCTTCCGGCACTGGCATGATGGCATTTCGTCCTGATGTCGCAGTTGTCGACCAAGATGAGCTACCTAAAGAGCCCCTTTGGTATGACCAGTCAATCTTAACGCTGGGCACTTCGATTAAATTTGTGGCGGAAGTGGTGAGCAGCAACTGGCAAAACGATTATGCCCGCAAGCTCGAAGACTACGCTGCATTAGGCATCCCTGAGTATTGGATTGCAGACTACGCAGGATTGGGGGGTACTCGACACATTGGGAAACCCAAACAACCGACTCTCTCTATTTGTACATTAGTAGATGGAGAGTATGAAATTCAGCAGTTTCGAGGCGATCGAGCGATTATCTCTCCAACTTTCTCAGGTCTGAAACTGACAGCTGAACAAGTATTAAGAGCGGGTAGATAGCAGACGACGTAACAGTATCAGTCATTGCCAACTGGAAGCGCTACACTCATTTTCGAGGCAATATCTGCCATCCCTCACCCTGGATTGCCAGACTCGATTAAGCCCTATCTCCTGTTACGAGGCAGTTCTAATGGTACAGTCTCCATCTAAACCCATTACCTTAGAGGAATTTCTGAATCTGCCAGAAACAAAGCCAGCTAGCGAGTACATCGGTGGGCAGATTATTCAGAAGCCAATGCCTCAGGGAAAGCACAGCACAATTCAAACTGAGTTTTCTACGACTATCAATGTAGCCCTCAAACCTCAGCGTATTGCGCGAGCATTTTCAGAACTGCGTTGTACCTTTGGTGGGCGATCGCTCATTCCAGACGTCTCTGTGTTCACTTGGGAAAGAATTCCCCGTGACCAAAATGGCGAAATCGCCAACGCCTTTCCCATGGCTCCTGACTGGACCATTGAAATCTTGTCACCGGACCAGAGCCAAACCAAAGTAACTAAAAATATTCTGCATTGTCTGAATCATGGGACTCAGATGGGTTGGCTGATCGATCCGGATGAGCAGACAGTTTTTGTATACCTTCCCAAGCAGCAGCCAGAAGCTTTTGACCAGTCAGAACAGCAACTCCCAGTTCCTCACTTTGCCCAAGAGTTAAACGTGAGCGTAGGTTTAGTATTCGGCTGGTTGCTGGAGTAAATCAACCCACGCAGACTCATCGATAGTCGAAGCAGGAATAATTAAATCTATACTGAGAATATTATTTCTCAGAGTCTGAAAGATGTCTCATATCGGCGTTCTCTGCCCTGGTGCGATCGGTCACCTCAACCCCATGTGCAACTTGGGTGGCGAGCTGATACGTCGAGGACACAGAGTCACCCTCTTTGGTGTGCCAGAGGTCAGAGAGAAAATCGCTCGCTCCAGTCTAGAGTTTTGTGAAATTGGGGCCAGCGACTTTCCGCCAGGGAGCATCGACAAAATGTATGCTCAGCTCGGAAAGCTAACCGGAACAGAAGGACTGAAATTTGCGATTCAGTTCTTCCAAGACGAAGCAAAAATGTTGTTTCGCGATGCGCCTAGCGCCATCCGAAATGTAGGTATAGACATTCTTTTGGTTGATCAAGTTACGGGGGCCGGAGGGACGATCGCTGATTATCTCCAGCTTCCCTTCATCACCATCTGCAACGCTTTGCCGATTCAGCAAGAGCCGAGCGTTCCCCCCTACTTTACGTCTTGGGAATATAGCGATACCCGGTTAGCCAGACTCCGAAACCGGCTGGGCTACCGCCTCGTTAACTTCTTCACGCGCGAGCTTTGGGATACCTTCGTTCAGCAACGAAAGCAATGGAATCTACCGCCTCACGCCCAGCGCAGCGATTCCTATTCGGGCCTTGCCCAAATTGCGCAGCTGCCCCAGGAACTTGATTTTCCTCGCAAGCAGCTAGTGCCGTGGTTTCACTACGCTGGCCCCCTAAAGAACCCTTTAGAAATTGAGCCTGTTTCCCTCGATCAGCAGCATTTTTCTTTCGACTCTCTGAGCAACAAGCCTCTCATCTATGCCAACCTCGGCACGCTCCAAAGCCACAACTGGAAAATTTTTCATGCCATTGCTGAGGCTTGCCTGGGAATTGATGCGCAGCTGGTTATTTCTTTGGGTAATCCCAAGGCCGATCCATCCCAAACTAATTTTCCTGGTAACCCGCTGGTAGTCCCTTTTCCACCCCATCAGCAGCTCATTAACCGTGCCGAGTTGGTCATTACCCACGCAGGCAGCACAGCCGTGAGCTGTTTGAGCAGTGGTGTCCCGATGGTTGCGATTCCCATCACGACCGATCAGCCCGGTATGGCTGCTAGGGTCAAGCGAGTCGGTGCTGGTGAGGTTGTTCCCCTCAAGAAGCTAAGCGTTTCCCATCTGAGAACTGCGATTCAGCAGGTATTGGGCGATCGCGCCTATCGGGAAAATGCGGCCAGGTTGCAGACAGCCATCCAGGCAGCGGGCGGCGTCAACTATGCAGCTGACGTGATCGAGCAGGTAATCCGCACCCAAGCCCCTGCACTTAATCCACGCCTGCAACCCTCCTGACTTGAGCCATTAATCCCCACCACCGCAGCTACTTCCGCAACTGCTTCCGCAGCTACTATCACAGCCACCGCTACTATCGCCATAGGAAAAGCTATCAGTCCCCCAAGAGCTGTCGGAGTCACCATCGCCAAAGGCACCAAAGCCATCGCCACTGTCGCAGGAAGTGCAGGGCTCGTATTGGCTCCTGGGCATCGGCGTTGGTTTCCGGCGTCTCCGGGCAAAGGCCTGAAGAACCAGGGCAACAAAGCCAATGAAGGGAAGCGCAAACAGCAACCAAGACAGTAAGGCTGTCAGGCTAACTGATGAGGTGACGTAGCATCCTCCTAGCAGCAGTGGCAGGGTCAGCGTCAGGCTAGCTGCCAAGCTGCGCTGTAGAGGCCGCTTTGGCACGATCCAGTGCTGTTGGGCATTCACCCTCACGAATTTTTCTTTGTTTCTGGCCCGATCGGCGGGTTGGGGCCAGATGTCCTTGGGGGGTCGCTGGCCAAACAGGCGCTCGTAGCTAGCGAGGGTCTGAGCGTACCAGTCTTGGAACTTGTGGTTTTCGGTGCGGCCACCCTCGGTCGGTTCGTGGTGCAGGGGGTGACGCAGCACCTGGGGACAAAACTGTTCCCAGTAGGAGCGTGTGTAGGTCAGGTGCAGGTGCCACACCTGATCGACCGGATCAGAGGGGCTGACGGAGTGCCCAGAGACGACGGCGAGAAACGCGAATTTTTTGTACTCTTCGATGACTCGGTGAGCGTAGTCCAGCGACCAGGAATTTTCTTGGGCGAGTCGCTGGCTGAAGGGCAATTTCGAAGCAGGTTGGTCGAGGGAAAAGCGCTGTAGGCGATCGTACAATTCTGCGTGCTGAGCGTTCATGAGTTGGAAACTCTGCAATTTTTTAGCGCTCATAAGCTTTTTACTTCGCCAAAACTTTTGCAAATCGATAGTAGCATTCCTGCTAGGCTGTCGTCGATTTTTTCGTATTTTCCGAAATTGGCATTAAAGCTTTTGTATTTAAAATTTTTGCACTCGTTTTAGAAGCTGAATTTCTTTAAACTCTAAAAGAATCACTATTGGTGATATTGAAATCAGTTGGTAAATCTAGATAGTTCTAGATAAAATTTATTTGAGAATTAAATTAGAGAAAAAAGGCGATCGCTCTCTTGAAAAAAGAGCGATCGCCCACGGGTTTCCAGCCTAGTCTCAGCTTGATTGAACTCAGTTGAACTCAAAAAATTAACGGTTAAAAACGCGTTCTACGTGGAACCAAGCGTCCCGAACGGCGTGTTTTGCTTTTTCCCAGCCCAGGCCAGAGCGGCTGTAGTGCCTTTCGTAGTCGCGCTGGAGCTCGGGTTCCACTTCATCGTAGGTTCGGCCCGAGTTGCGGTAGCGCACGTAGTTCTCATAGCCCATGCGATAGGCCGGTTGGTACTGCTCGTAGGGCACGTTGGGATCAAAGTAGGCGGACGAGGGATAGTTCCCGCGCCAGTATTCGTCTTCCTCACGCGCGATCGAGTAGGAGCCGACCCGGTTCCAGGCATCTTGGGCAGCGTAGCGAGCATCGCCCCAGCCTACTCCTGAGGAGCCGTAGTCTGCTTCGTAGCGGCGCTGGAGGTCGGGCTCGGCCTGCTCGTAGGTTTGGCCCTCGGTACCGTAGCGGTGGTAGCCTTCGTAGCCAACGCGATAGCCCGGTTGGTAGTCCTCATAGGGGCGATCGCCCTTCACGTAGGGCCGCGTCCGGTAGTTTTCCCGCCAGTATTCATCCTCGACGGTCGGGTCGAAGGCCTCAGCGGTGGCCTTGCCTGCCAGTCCCCCGGCAACGCTGCCGACCACCGCCCCGATCACGGCTCCCACCGGCCCGGCTGCCGCACCAATGGCTGTCCCTAGGGTGCCAGCGGCAGCGGCCCCGATCCCGGTGCCGACAGGATGAGCCCCCGGCTGACCGCTAATCGGGTCGCGGTTCGCATCTTCGTCTCGCTGTTTTTCAAGATCAGAACGATGCTCACGGGTGTTTAGGTTTTTATCGTCATCCATGACTAAATCTCGCTTTCTTTGTCAGAAAAACTTGCTATGAACCAATGCTATTACTGACAAGAAATACGATCTTCACCCCAAAGACAGGGAAGCGTTTATTCAAGGTTTAGTGTTGATTTTTAAGATTTTTTCTGAGGTTATATCCCAAGGATGAGGCTGGCAAAACAAACTATTTCCAAAAAATTTGCGTACCTCTTTTGGATTAGGAATTTTCTTTATTAAGCATGCATCCATGCGTTGAGCAAAAATATAATCAACGACAAGTTTGAAGGGCGATCGCCTCGATTCCAGAATCGCCCAATGGGTTAGGGCCGAGGCTGAGAACTAGGCCCAGGAAACTGCTGCCAGCGGCGCCCTGTGCGCAGGTCATAAAAAACGAAATTGTCGCGCACAGGAATCACCACAATGCCATTGATCACGCGCAGATCGACCCGCTCTAGATACTTGGAGCTGGTAGCAACGGAGACAGTCAAGGGGAGCCAGCCCAGGCGCGCCCGCACGTCCACGTAGCCATCGGGAATGCAGCCGTAGCGGACTAGATAAAGGGTGGCGTGGTGCTCCGGGAACGGCACGGTGGAGACCTCGTTGCGGATGCACAAAAAACCATCGGTGGGCCACAAAAAGATGACGCCCAGCCCTGACACCCACAGCAGCACGAGGGGAGCGCTGATGGTCGCGGCGATCGCCCGCATCCAGGCTTTGCGGCGACGCAGCAGCTTGGTCACGCGATAGATCAAATAAAAACCCACTCCCAAGCTCAGCCCTGCCAGCGCTTTGAGCACGGACTCATACAGGCTGTAGACCGCTGGAATCACCTCCAGATCCGTCACGATGAAGAGATACAAAAAGATCTGAACCGCCAAGAAGGCGATCGCCAGCAGGAGCAGAGGCCAAGACGCACGCATGAATGCAAAACTGACAAATACTGGAGGCTTCAAGGTTATAGACGGAGATTTCGAGGGAGAGAGCCAAAAGACAATACAGTGACATACTTCTACACCGTAGGTGAATCCGTCGGCGTAGGCTTTTGATTTCTTTGTCCCTTTGCCCTCAGCTAGTTCAGCCAGCGGCTTTACCGCCACAATCTTTGCTTTGGCGTGACGTGAAGGCGTGTTGTTGCTCCGAAGATTAGGAGATGTCAGTCAGGCTTTGTCTGCTGTCTCTGCTTGAGTCCCGAATCTCCGCGTCTTGAGATGGGGAAGTGGATCAACATTCCCGCAAGCGAAGCCAGACTGCGCCCAGAGCAAGCGCGCCAATCTGCCAAAAATTGCCTGAAGAAAGCCGATTTAGCTATGGGCGGGAGTCTTCAAGATCAAGGCCGTCAGCTACAAAGTCGACGGCTGGTATGGGACTCTGAGTCCGAAGGGTTCGCCTATTCTGGCCCGCGCGCCCGACCCCCCCGATACGCCGGTCTCGCGGTAGGAAGATGTCCCTAGGCTGCAACTGGGCAAATTATAGTAATCTGTTTTTGAGAATAAGTCGCAATACACTGGCCTGCCTGTGAACTCCTCTATGCCTAGCCATCCTCGCCTTGTTGATATCCAACCCGGTCAGTCTGCCACCATTGTTGCCCTCTATATTGACCCTGGGCTGCAACACCGTTTTGGGGCGCTGGGGCTGCGTTGTGGCCAAGAAATCTCGGTGCTGCGGCGCGGGGTGATGAACGGCCCGCTGCATGTGCGCGTGGGCATGACCGAGGTCATGGTGCGCCGCTGCGATGCCCGCCAGATCGCGATCGCTCCCAGCCAGTCCGTCTCGCCTGCGGGTGCAGCCGCATGAGGCAGATCGCGGTGTTGGGCATGCCCAACACGGGCAAATCGACCTTTTTTAACCGCCTGACGGGCTCCCATGCCCACATTGGTAACTGGCCCGGGATTACCATTGACCTGATGATGGCGGAGGTCAACTTGGATGGCGAACCGGTGGCAGTGGTTGATTTACCCGGCATCTATGACCTGCGGGGTTTTTCTGAAGATGAGGCAGTGGTCCGGCGTTTTTTAGAAAAGGCTCCGCTGGATTTAATATTAATTATTCTCAATACGACTCAAATTGATCGGCAGCTCATTTTGCCCCTACAGGTGAGGCAACTGGGGCTGCCTGCTGTGGTGCTGCTCAACATGGCTGACGAGGCCCGTCGGTTTGGGGTGACGGTAGACCCGGAGGCTCTGTCCCAGCGCTTGGGAATGCCGGTGCAGCCGATCAGCGCCAAGTACGGCACTGGCTACCAGAGGGCGATCGCCGCTGTGACTGCCGCCCTTCAGGAGCTGCAGCCCCCGGTGAAGATCGAGCAGCTAGAGGCCCAGCTCCTGGGCGATCCGCAGCTTGCCGATGAGCTAAAGACCACCCTGGATGGGGCTGTTCAGATTCCCCTCCGCCTCTCGGATCGGTGGAGCGAGCGGCTCGATCGCATTTTGCTGCACCCGGTGCTGGGCCTGCCGCTGTTTTTTGGGGCCATGTACCTGGTGTTTCAGGCAATCTATGCCCTGGGTACCCCTCTCCAGGGCTGGCTGGGGAATGCTCTGGACTGGTTCAGGGGGGTTGCCCTAGAGCCGATTCTGGCCCCCTTGCCCGCTTTCTTCAAAGGATTTTTGCTCGATGGGCTGTATCAGGGCATCGGCACCGTAGCGGCATTTTTGCCGGTGATTTTTCTGTTTTTTCTCTTCATGGCGATCGTCGAAGACAGTGGCTATCTGTCGCGATCGGCGTTTTTGATGGATGCCCTGATGGAGCGATTGGGCCTAGATGGTCGCTCCTTTGTGATGGCGCTGATGGGCTTTGGCTGCAATGTCCCCGCGATTTTGGGGACGCGGGTGATGCGATCGCCCGGTCTGCGCATGCTGTCGATGCTGATCATTCCCTTTTCGCTCTGCTCAGCTCGGCTCAACGTATTTATGTTTATGGCGACGGCCTTGTTCGCCCCCGAGCAGTCGCCTAGGGTGATTTTTAGCCTCTATCTGGTGAGTTTTGCCGCAGCCCTGCTGACGGCGGCCCTGTTTAAGGGCAAATTTCCCAGCCGAGAGCCCCTGGTGCTAGAGCTGCCGCCCTACCGGTTTCCGACGGTGCGACAAATGTTGATCCGCGCCTGGTGTGAGGTCAAGCACTTTTGGTTTTGGTCGCGGCGGTTCATTATTTTTGGCGTGATTGCCATCTGGCTGCTAAATAACCTGCCGACGAATGTGCCCACCGCCAGCAGCGAAACCCTAGCAGGACTGATCGGCCAGGCGCTTCAGCCCCTGTTTGCCCCTCTGGGCATCGATTCCCATCTCACGGTGGCGCTGTTCTTTGGCTTCATCGCCAAAGAAATTGTCCTGGGGGGGCTGGCGGTGATCTACAGTACTGCCGAAGGGGGCGACTTGGCCAGCGCCTTGGTGCAGCAGCTAGATTGGGTCCAGGCCTACAGTTTTATGCTGTTTACGCTGCTCTATGTGCCCTGCCTATCGACGATTGCGGTGCTCAAGAGCGAATCCAAGAGCTTGAAATTTGCCATGCTTTCGGTCGGCTGGTCTCTGGGCTTGGCTTGGCTGGCCAGCTTTGGGTTTTATCAGGGAGCGCGATTACTGGGGTTTTAGCGACGAGACGGGGGGGACCGATGCACCCTCCAAGGTGGCCGAAGCGATCGAGGTCTCCCACAAGACCCAGCAGAACATCACCTTTGCGATGGTGACCAAAGCTGATTTTATTGTGCTGGCCACCTGCTCTCCCCCCCCATGCACTGCTCCCATGGAAATGAGCTGAGTTCAAAATGCCGTTGCGCCAAAAACTTTGTACACTAACGATTAGTGCTTGAAGTAGTTTCTATGGCGACCTCTCTACAAACGGGTCAAACGTCTCCGGCAGTCTCTGCTTTGCCTCACTGGCAAGAGGTGCGCGCCCCCCGTGGGCTGGGCTACCGCATCCGCCTGATGGCCCAGCTAATGACACGGTGCTTTCAAGAAAAGCTCGACCCCTACGGCCTCACCCCCTTTCACTGGGTGGTGCTCTGCTGCCTCTGGGAGCAGGACGGCCAAGCGACCTCCCAGATTGGCGAAAAGCTCAGCCAGGTGGGCGGCACTATGACTGGCGTGATCGATCGCATGGAAGAGCGCGGCCTGGTGCGGCGGGAGCGCGATACCCACGATCGCCGCATCTGGCGCATTTGGCTGACCGATATGGGCCGCGAGATGGAAGCAATTTTGCCCCCCTTTGCCCTACAAGTACGAGAAGTCGCCTTTGCTGGCATCACCGAAGCGGAGCAAAAGCTGGTGTCGGATGTGGTCGATCGCGCGATCGCCAACTTGATCCGTCCCTAGCAAGGGCAGGAATCCCCAGGGCGCGATCGCGCGGCCAATGCACCCCTATCTAGGGTTCCATCCTGGGCAAAACTCCCTCAGCTCAACGCTTTCCAGCCCATCGTTCTTTTTTTATTGCCCAATTACTACGCATACTAACCATCTTTACCCTTAGTGAATCGAAACCGCAGTTATGGCCAACCCAGCATTCACCCCTGATCACCGCCAAAACGGCCAGCGAGCTGACAGCTTGGCGACCTCGACTCAGTCACCCGCGGTCGAATCGGCTCCGCCGGATACCTCTCAGGATGTCGCTCTGGCAGACGCCTCAGAACCATCGACCAAGCCGCCCAAGCGCCGCCCGTCGGCGCTCCTCTTGGTGGTCGCGGGTGTAGGGCTGATCGCCGGGAGCGTTTTTGGCAGCCGCTGGTGGGCCTACGCCTCCACCCACGAGGAGACCGACAATGCCCAACTCCAGGGCCACGTTTACCAAATCAGCAGCCGCGTCCCTGGCAAGGTGGCGCAGGTAGCCGTAGAAGACAATCAGCCGGTGGCTGCTGGAGATCTGCTGGTGCAGCTGGATGCCAGCGACTACGATCTCGCGGTGAAGCAGGCCCAGGCCGCTCTCGCGGCGGCCCAGAAGCAGGCCGAGGCGGCCAAAGCATCTATTTCCCAGGCGGATACCAGTTCCCAGGCTCAGGTGACCAGTGCCCAGGGCGGGATCACTGGCGCATCGGCGGCGATCGCCGATGCCCAGGCTGCCCTAGAGGTTGCCCGCGCCGGGGTGCCCGTCGCCCAGGCCCAGCTTGCCCAAGCCGAGGCCACCCTACAAAAAGCCACCACTGACTACCAGCGCTACCAGGGCCTCTACGCCCAGGGGGCCATCTCGGCCCAAGACCGCGACGCTGCCAAACAGGCCTACGACATCGCCCAGGCCCAGCGCCAATCGGCCCAGCAGCAGGTGACCCAGGCCCAGGCAAAAGTCACCCAAGCCCAGGAAGGGGTGGCCCAGGCCCAGGCCCAGCTACAAACCAGTCGGGGGAGCCTGCAACAGGCCCAGGCCAGCGGCGTACAAACAACCGTCAACCGCAGCCAGTTTGAAGCGGCCCAGGCCAAGATCGCTGAGGCCGAGGCCAGCCTGAAACAGGCCCAGCTTCAGCTCAGCTATACCGCCATTCAGGCTCCTGCCGCTGGCGTTGTGGGCCACAAGACCGTGGAAGTGGGCCAGCAGGTACAGCCCGGTCAGCCCCTAATGGCCGTGGTCGGCACCGATCTCTGGATCGAGGCCAACTTCAAAGAAACCCAGATTGCCCACATGCGCCCCGGTGAACCGGTCGAGATTACCGTCGATGCCCTGCCCGGTCATACTTTCAAGGGTCAGGTCGAAAGTCTGTCTCCGGCGTCGGGCGCGCAATTTGCTCTGTTGCCCCCCGACAATGCCACCGGCAACTTCACCAAGGTCGTGCAGCGCATTCCGGTCAAAATTAGCCTCGATTTGGCGAGCGTGAATGGGTTTGAGGACTGGCTGGCGCCGGGACTGTCGGCGACGGTGAGCGTGGATACGGCGCAGGAGTAGGGGTTGAGTTTTAGTGCTGAGTTTTGAGTGCTGAGTTTTGAGGGGCTGATAGAGCCGCTGAATTCAAGATTCACATCAAAGTTCAAGCCAAGATTCAAGCCGATTTTCACCACCCTATCCATCTTTCATTTCATGGCATCAGCAACGACTAAATCTTCTTTGTCCCAAAAACGCCCTGTGCCCGCTAGCTGGCTGAAATGGGCGATCGCCCTCACGGCTTCCCTGGGGGCGATGCTGGAGGTGATCGACACCAGCATCGTCAACGTGGCGCTGACGGACATGCAAGCCAGCGTGGGAGCGACCATCAGCGAGATTGGCTGGGTAGTGACGGGCTACGCGATCGCCAATGTGATCATCATTCCCCTCACCGCCTGGCTGGGGGAGGCCTTTGGCAAAAAGCGGTACTTCGTGTTTTCGCTGGTGGGCTTTGTGGTGGCCTCGGTGCTGTGCGGGCTGGCGGCCAATCTGTCGGCGCTGGTCGCTTCGCGAGTCTTGCAGGGCCTGCTGGGGGGCGGCCTGCTGGCCAAGGCCCAGTCGATTTTGTTTGAAACCTTTCCCCCTGAGGAGCAGGGGGTGGCCCAGGCGGTGTTTGGGGTGGGGGTGATCGCGGGGCCGGCCATTGGCCCGACCCTCGGCGGCTACCTCACCGATGCTCTGGGCTGGCGCTGGATTTTCTTTATTAATGTGCCGGTGGGGATTGTGGCGGTGCTGATGGCGGTGATCTTTTTGCCCGCCGACGATCTGCGGCCCGATCGCCCCATTCCCAGGGTGGACTGGTGGGGAATTGCGCTGCTGACGATCGCCCTCGGCAGCCTACAAACTTTTCTAGAAGAAGGGGAGCAGGACGGCTGGTTTGAGTCCCACACCATTACTCTGCTGGCCGTTTCCGCCATCGTTGGGTTGCTACTGTTTATCTGGCGAGAGCTGTCTACGGACCAGCCAGCGGTGGATCTGCGGGTGCTGCGGCACCGTTCCCTGGCGGCGGGCAGCGTGTATTCGGCGGTGGTGGGTATGGGCCTGTACGGCACCCTGTTTGTGATTCCTATCTATGCCCAGACAGTGCTCAACTACACGGCCCAGCAGACCGGCCTGCTGATCATGCCGGGGGCGCTGGCCTCCGCCGTCACCATGGTGGTGATGGGCAAGGTGTCGGGCAAGGTCGATGGCCGGGTGCTGATTGCCGGGGGCAGCATTTTCATTGCTGTGATCATGTTCAATCTGGCCGATCTCAACCCCAACACCGGCAGCGATGCGCTCTTTTGGCCGCTGCTCTGGCGCGGGGTCAGCGTGGTGATGATGTTTTTGCCCCTTAGTCTGGTGACCCTGGGACCGCTGCCCAAGCAGGACATCCCGGCGGGGTCGGGCTTTTATAACCTCACCCGGCAGCTGGGGGGCAGCATTGGCATTGCTCTGCTGGCGACGGTGCTCGATCGCCGCCACGCGTTCCACCGCGCGGTGCTGGTGGAGCATGTCTCTCCCTACGATTTGCAAACCCAGGAGCGGATCAATGCTCTGATGGGTGCTATGCAAAGCCAGGGGGCTGATGCCGCCACGGCCCACCAGCAGGCGCTGGCGCTGCTCGACCAAACCCTGGAGGGGCAGGCTATGCTGCTGGCCTTTGAGGATTTGTTTTGGGTGGTGGGGCTCATTTTCTTGGTGACGCTGCCGCTGCTGTTTTTGCTGGGCAAGGGGGGCGATCGCTCGGTGTCTGTGGGGGGCCACTAGAACAGGACTGATTGCGCCCAGCTCCCAGTCAGTCACCTTCATAGTCTGCGGTGGAGATCTCGCAGATTAAAAACAAGGCTCAGGTCACGCCCGATGGGATACTAGGGGTCACGAAGAAGCCGTCACCGTTCGAAGCAACGCCCGTGCTACCGACAGATCTGCTGATTCATCGCTATAGCGGCGAAGAAATCCTGCCCAAACGCCTCAAGCTTGACAAAGCGAGTCTCAGCTTGGCTGAAGAGGTGATTGAGATTTTTGTGGCCTGTCGCGGCCAATCCCAGGGACACCTCGATCGCCAGCTCCAAGATCTCGAGGGAGACAGCCCGGACTATCGGGTCAAGCGGGGTCTGGCGCATCTACTGCGCAGCAGCTTCTGCGAATTCGAAATCATTAGCCCGCTGGAGCCCCAGGCTTTGCGGCACCGGGTGTTTTCGGCGGCGG
This genomic stretch from Geitlerinema sp. PCC 7407 harbors:
- a CDS encoding HlyD family secretion protein; this encodes MANPAFTPDHRQNGQRADSLATSTQSPAVESAPPDTSQDVALADASEPSTKPPKRRPSALLLVVAGVGLIAGSVFGSRWWAYASTHEETDNAQLQGHVYQISSRVPGKVAQVAVEDNQPVAAGDLLVQLDASDYDLAVKQAQAALAAAQKQAEAAKASISQADTSSQAQVTSAQGGITGASAAIADAQAALEVARAGVPVAQAQLAQAEATLQKATTDYQRYQGLYAQGAISAQDRDAAKQAYDIAQAQRQSAQQQVTQAQAKVTQAQEGVAQAQAQLQTSRGSLQQAQASGVQTTVNRSQFEAAQAKIAEAEASLKQAQLQLSYTAIQAPAAGVVGHKTVEVGQQVQPGQPLMAVVGTDLWIEANFKETQIAHMRPGEPVEITVDALPGHTFKGQVESLSPASGAQFALLPPDNATGNFTKVVQRIPVKISLDLASVNGFEDWLAPGLSATVSVDTAQE
- a CDS encoding DHA2 family efflux MFS transporter permease subunit, with amino-acid sequence MASATTKSSLSQKRPVPASWLKWAIALTASLGAMLEVIDTSIVNVALTDMQASVGATISEIGWVVTGYAIANVIIIPLTAWLGEAFGKKRYFVFSLVGFVVASVLCGLAANLSALVASRVLQGLLGGGLLAKAQSILFETFPPEEQGVAQAVFGVGVIAGPAIGPTLGGYLTDALGWRWIFFINVPVGIVAVLMAVIFLPADDLRPDRPIPRVDWWGIALLTIALGSLQTFLEEGEQDGWFESHTITLLAVSAIVGLLLFIWRELSTDQPAVDLRVLRHRSLAAGSVYSAVVGMGLYGTLFVIPIYAQTVLNYTAQQTGLLIMPGALASAVTMVVMGKVSGKVDGRVLIAGGSIFIAVIMFNLADLNPNTGSDALFWPLLWRGVSVVMMFLPLSLVTLGPLPKQDIPAGSGFYNLTRQLGGSIGIALLATVLDRRHAFHRAVLVEHVSPYDLQTQERINALMGAMQSQGADAATAHQQALALLDQTLEGQAMLLAFEDLFWVVGLIFLVTLPLLFLLGKGGDRSVSVGGH